Genomic segment of Chrysemys picta bellii isolate R12L10 unplaced genomic scaffold, ASM1138683v2 scaf1517, whole genome shotgun sequence:
gagataaaacaggatcaggacctttaTAGCTGAAGCAAGTTGTGGTTACAGCAGGGCTTCCTTGGCTGAAGAATAGGAATGTATATTGTTGCATTGAAGCTAATCTGTTTCCTAGACATACACTGGTAATTTAGTTGCTTTCATTAGCATAAAACAATTAACCATCAAACCAATCACAGGTAGTTTACTACaaatttcaaagagaaatgaagacaatattATTACACCACAAAttccatctaaatgttaatatccccttttgatctctgaatcaatagaatacAGTAATGAAACATAGAAACAGAAGCTTAGCATCTAAAAACTAATTATatcacattgttaaacttctaacaagatctaggtaaacacagacaaatacaattaTTATCTACTTTTGATCTTTTAACAATACAGGCCTACATGCCAAACACTTTAATCTATTTAACATGACTTTGCTAACTATCTACAAGGAATGGCTCTGTTTTACCATTTCAGTACTCTTCTAATATGTCCGTAAGGGTTGTTAAAGCCTGCTGGTTGCTTAACCCTCGCTGGCTCAGTGTTAAACTAATTGTTCTGGGTGAATTCAGTTCCCACATGGATGACTGTTACTGAGGGTCATCTGAGGACTTTATGATGCCTGTACGCGTGTGTGAAAGTTAGGTGTTTGACCATTAtttgccctttttaaaatatttttttattattttgaagcTGGGATATACACCTTATGCCAGGGTAATTTTGGTTAGCCTGCATTTAGAAGCTAACAAATCCTGTTAGGGTTGAGGGCTGTGAGGAGGAAAGGAATTTTGTCAACAGACTGCTCAGTTGATACTTTGTTAGGGCATCACAATGAGATGCTGTCCTCTAACATTGATACAGATTTCAAATGTGTTGGTTCTTTTAAAATTTAACCTCCACTCTGAATTGTGCTATTTATTAATACTTGCTTTTTATATATTTCCAGCATTCAAGAAAGGAATTTACCCTTAAGTTACACACACAATTCATATACTTTTTCACCTTTTGCTTTAGACAAAAGCTTTGCTAggaatttctttatttttctatgcagtgttgttgtagccatgtcagtcccaggatattagagagagacaaggtgggtgatgtacTATCttgtttctcaccaacagaaattgatctAATATCTACCTTGTCTCTTTATTTTTCTAAACATTCTTAAACCTATTGGAGGGGAATCTTGGTTCTATAAAGCCTAGCAGCTTCACAAGAGGGGAGCCCTTATGAGGTACACAGGAAGAGAAGGAATACTGTACTTGGCCAGGTGGCCGCTGAGTCCACTGCTAACTGCAGTTTGAATCAACTCTTCTATGGAGGGGAGCTTTGATCCTgcagacctctcaaggtccttagCATTTAGTGTCCCATTCTACAGAGCTTAGGAAATGAGTATGGGTAGGATTTCTCAAGGTGTTCGGGAGCTGGTGGAGTTTGGGTAGCAAGACTTAGAAGCAGTGCAGTGTACCACAGGACATTGTTTCTGTCCTTCAGAACTCCTGTCTCCAGCTAAGTTCTTCAGGAATGGGAGCGCCTATTCCTTAGACTTTCACACTTTTATTTTCATCTTTTCCGTTTATCTTGGAATTTCTTCCATTAGACTGCACTGATTACTTCTTTTGAATGCTATCACAAACCTTTATCTAAAAATACCATCAGTGCGGGATTCTTGCTTCTGGGTTCTAATTTTGTAATACGAGAATGGTGAAATTCCCTTTAGTTGTAAGTCAATAAGAACGTGATAGGAACATTTGGAGCATTTATACTCCGCAGGTGATAGTGTGGTGATCAGTGGGGAACCTGGttcatgattaaggctacgattatgtcaTGGAAGTCACTGAATCCATTGACCTCCCtgacattttctgccctggggctggagctcccagccagccccgcccttGGAGCTCCTAGCCCCCAGTCTGGTGGAGCGACCCCGCAGCTGCCCAGCCGCGGTGGGTggcccagcagcagtgggtgctgaactCACCTATcccttttgtcagggatatttttagtgaaaggctactgtgaatttttatttcccatgaccggtccatgacttttactaaaaatacttgtTTAAGATTGATCCCACTTACTATTGCCCTCAAAGACTTTGAGTTAAGGAAGTTCTATTTGTTTTTTGATAAGGAGTTAAGACTTAGAAGCAGGAATCCTTCAAGTTGATGTAATCAAATAAGTAGAATTTCAAGCAAGTAATTTCCCCTTTATTACTAGGTATAATATGAAAGGTTCACAGAAGTTATAACTGAGTGTTTGGGAAAAGGAACTTTGTTTAAAATaagcatttattttattgcacTATGACTGTATCAATGTAAACCACTATACTTGCACAGAATAAATTTGTTTTCTGATCACTTTACAGAAGGATCCATTTGATCCATTTGATCTGAATGAATTGCTTCAGGAATTACCAAGAAAACAGAAGGAAGCATTATGGGAGAGGCTGACGCATCTATTAACACACATTTTGGTAAAGAACCCAGTGGAAGGATGGCAGAGGATTGAAGATGAAAGTGATGATGATATGGAAATAGAGGAAAGTCCAAAAAtggtaaaataaaaatacaaaatcttCCAATATGCTATTCAAGATGCTGAGTACTTTGAATTAAGATCTTCTACCAGCAGATGTATCCACTTAGAGATTGCACAGAATTGGTTTGTACAAATTCCAAAAAACAACTTGGGGTTTTTCAGAGTTAAAGCTCTTtaatcttttctttctctctttataGTCCAGCGTATTGACCGTTTCTGGGGTATACTTATATTAATTGATCAAATGTTATTACAAGTTCAGTCTTTTACAAATTCAGTGTTCACAGCAGAAAGCTTACCAGCCGGAGCtgagaaattgacaagaatgacaacCAACAGCCAATGTAAATAACTccgtgtctacactgacactgcatcaccctaactacacttACATAAGCCttacgcctcttgtggaggtggagttatgtcggTGTATTAGAACACTTACGTTGGTGGGAGCAAGGCTGTGATGTGTAGTGGTCCACAAATTATAAAAGTTGGAGAACCGCTGCACTAACACAATAATGCTTTACCTTATATAGCACATTGCATCTGAGGATTTAAAACAATTTATAAGTGCATTAATTCACAAAACAACCCTGCTAAAGAGATACAATTTCTTATCTCTCAAATGGGGATATGCTGCAAAGTTTGGATTGCAAACCAGGCTCGTGgtttaaatataaacaaaatttCTGTAATAGTAATTAAATTAATAATTaggaattaaataataaaaatccaaagccttttctttgaatttaaATTTTGTACAAACTTTGTTTTTTTGCAGATATGAATGTTGTGCCACAATTGACTTGATTGTTCAATGTTAAATGGAAACTAAGCAAGTGGATGTGTGTCCAGAACATTAAATTTGAGCCATGCAGACTCATTTTCTGTAGCTAATGCTTATTTTCCGAggctttttttttcagaattataGCCTATTTTGAAGCCTCTTGAGTTGTTATAAAGAAAACTATTTTTCAGTTTACTTAAGATGAATTGTTTTTTAACTTTCAGAAACAAATGATAGCTGTGATCCAAGGGGTGACAACTGTAGTTACTGCTTCGATACCTGTAGTAGATGAAAATATAAACTACAAAGCTCTTCTAGAATGTGCTCTAATATTAAATGGTGGGTATTTTTCTTAATGTGGAGTTTTATATAGTATGCTGATTTTAGGCAGCACTTTAGTACACTCGTCTGCTGCTAATGGTTGAGTCTTCTTGTTTTTGTTGTGATTTGAATAAAAGGGTGTACTTTGGTGCCAGAGACACTGATATTTTGGCCTGCAGGCCTTATTTACTATGACAGCTTACTGTGAagtatggcaggcagggagtTGCATATCCTAATTTGGATTCCTTATTTCCTCCAAAAAATAAATTTACAATCTATAAAACACTGTTTtatgtaattcttttttttttttacatcctgTTGGTAAACTCTCCTGTCCCTAAAAAACAAGTAAACTATCAGTTTAAATACATTGTTTCAAATCTTCATGTCCAACATTCTATGGGACAGTTACCATCTCTAAATGGAAGAGGAGATGACGGTCAGTGTAATTTGTGCCCCTACTATTTAATAAGTATCAGTACGTTATAAATATACAGAATTATTAGtcctgaggtggggaggggaggagtcaaCGCTTATGCTGATCTACATGGCATATTATCCTATGAGAGTGTCAAAATGCAAAATGAAGGATAAATTATTTCTACTCAAGGAGCAACAATTCTCCCTTTGCTGCTTTTGCCTGCTGTGGTGGGCTTTTACAAATGAAGACTCTGTGCAGCCAATGTCAATATGACACCTGTTTCCGCCGGGCTATTTGTATTGATGGAGAGGCAAGATTGTGAAGTCAGGACTttagggtgggattcacaaagatACTTAAGTGCCTAGGTCTGGCCAGTTTTAGGCTCTACTGTGattcacaactcccactgaattctgTAGCctcctaaactcactcagtgcctaaaTTTTCAGGGTACAAGTTTCCCTCTGCATCTATTTTCTACCTCTGGGCACATGCACTGCTGCCTAACTCTAGGAGTCCAGACACAcaaaatcatagggttagaagagacttCGAGGGTCATCTAGTCGAACTCCTTGCCAAGATGCAGAATTTTGTGTCTAaactatccaagacagatggctatgcagtttccttttgaaaaccttcagtgaaggcgcttccacatcctccctaggcAGCCTGTTCCATGTCTCCTACTTAAGCCCCACAGTGGTTCACAAACCACAGAAGATAGGTGTTTGCCTACCTAAGTCATGTgcggggcccaatctggtaggcgtGCTCAGAGActgcctactggattgggtcccattcaCAATTTGGTTGGAGGTAGTGGTGAGGCCCACTGTATAGCTTTTAGCCTGGTTCTTAGAGCACTCACCAGGAATGTGTGATGGCTGGGTTCagttttcctctcctctcccagaggtggggaagagcatTTGGACAAGGGTTTCCACCTCTCAGGAAAGTGCTCTAACtgctgagctatgggatattctgatgcagCGCACACCCTtggtttctcctgttgaagccattCCATTGTGAATAAGTAATGAAAGAGTGATTtggccagggagagagagagactctgtagcCTGGGATATGGTAGACCCAGGGTCCAGCCGCCTTgttccaatgattttttttaattatttgtccaaagtggaacagcatcAGCAGGAGAGGTTGAAGGAGCCCCatgtcagaatatcccatagctaaGTAGTTAGAGCActttcctgagaggtgggaggacCCCTGTTCAAATCATTCTCCTCCTTTggtaggggagagagggaaatggaataggtgtctcccacatcccaagtcaGTGCTTTGACTACTAGGCTAAAGCTATAAGGTGGGCAACTCCTCCTTCCCCAGTTTTATATGAAGTTAGGTGCCTACCTATGCCATTCTCACAAGGAACACCTAAGTCATCTAAGCTGCTTGACCACAGGATATGGGATCCCAGTTGTGACTCGCTGGTAGAGATAGTCGCTtctctgcagcctggacttaggtgcaTATCTTCATGAGGGGTGGGGTTTAGAACACACTCTTCTAGTCAGTATTTCCCATTGGATACCTTAGGTGACTTGCTGCCTagtatgctggcttttgtgaatcctattGTATAAGGCATCTAGGCACTTAATGTAGGCTTTGTGAATCACACTTGTTCCTGTTGTTTTCTAAGTgcttaaaagttaggtgttgtgatgctcagcacctaaatccctttgtgaatctagctgtTAGTGTATTGGTAGGCCAAGATCCTTGGGTCTATTGCTGCTCCTGGGGATCTGCGTCCTTAGCTTCTCAGTGACTCTCAGTCCTATTTCCTCCCAGATACACCCTGTTGCAGGTTTCACTTGTGAGAAACAACAATGTTGGGGGGATGGAGCCAGCCCGGGAGAAGAACATTCATACTAAGTGCTTCACTTTAATATGAAGGAGGTGATATTGGCTGAAGTTGTTAACTTGTCATGTTGTCGATATAGTACCACCACAGTTTTTACTCCATTAGAGTTATGGAGATTTTGCCTAAAAAATCAATAACATCGTATGGCCAACATAGTCTTCTGCAAAGTGGAACTGGTTAGGATTattcagttcttcttcgagtgcttgctcatatccattccattaggtgtgtgcgcgccgcgtgcacgatcgtcggaagatttttaccctagcaacaccggcgggtcggctgtggagccccctagagtggcgccttcatggcgctgaatatataccccagccgacccggcgccccctcagttccttcttaccgcccctgacggtcgttggaactgtggagcgctgcttagctgttctccactttccctagcttatcttgttgtatcatagttgtagttatagttatagtcctagagtttgttgtaaattagttaagtagttttaaagttgttctaagtagtccaggggattaagggggtcgtctcccccctttctcccccggccgcggggccgggctcatgcccaacgctcccggcttcaagctgtgcgcctcctgcgctaaacctatgcccacgagcgacccgcacgactcctgtctgaagtgcctgggagagtcacaccagacagacaagtgtaaaatctgtaaggccttacgtccgaggaccaagaaggagcgggactttcggctcaggcaacttctgatggaggcggctcttagcccggacactccttccacgagcaaggccccggcacctagcacctcggtgcgcagtgccccggcggcaccggctgcgacgaccacgcgagtggcgtcagacaagcctccccggcaccggacctcgtcggcaccgcagacacagcaagtgcctcggcgccggtccttatccccagggcataaaaaagcccataagacggggacatccgtgccgaagacgccagctcccccagtgccgggggtagagccgcgtccgccagtggagcaacgaaaacaggtgcctccggcaccgtcgactccggcgccgaggccgttgagtccggtgcaaatagcgtctccccccaggccggcggtgatacagtgcctcccgtcgactccagagaccttcgcggcggcgagagacttaatagctctcacggagccggcaccgcctcaaccaccggcaccgactgcaccgttgactcgcacggtccagtcgagggggaaacctgccttgatgcgcccgccatcacaagggctggaacctcggcaccgatccaggtcccgaagcaggtccccacgccgctcgcagtcccggcaccgaataccgtctcggcaccggtcgtactcgcggccaagatcttcttcgcggcaccgctcttcgtctcggcaccgatatgatcgtcggcaccgatcaacgtcgagacgtagctctcggcaccgctacggtcgacgctcgacgtcgaggggtcgctcccggcaccgggcatactccaggtcctcgtcgaggtccagatccgactcccggcaccgacgaggtcatcggcaccggtcgcggtcccggcaccgatcgccggcaccgcgcagagatagatcatctccggaccggcaccgtgcggcaccgcagcccaccgggatggtttcatctctctcggcaccgccatggccgtcaagatcggtgtctcgttcctcggaggacctgtcgagatcggcatacccccctcaagggcacgccgaggaacaaaatttcggccactggcaagagatggcagaggaccactctcatggaccatctcactggtcgttttggaccccgtgggcgtaccaccaagagcaaggggctccaataccatcgacctctcgctcgggtcactcggtcagaagggccccagaatccaccatctctcggcctccgccaggaggcatggaggcttcggtgtccacgccacccgacaccagggaccctagtgcaggtgatgccccggcccaagagcaaggggatcaggacccccccttggatccggtaccaccggaggcatcctcttcctcctctccggacgaggcagtggcgggcacttcatgtacgggtccccctccgatagatcttcgggctcaccaggatctcctgcgtaggatggcccgtaatatggacctgcaggcggaggagatagtggaggtgcacgacccgatcgtgaacatccttggagcagatgccccatcgagggtggcgttacctctgatccgcacgatacaatcgaatgcggatacgatatggcaaactcctgcctccattccacccacagcgagaggggtggaaagaaaatactttgtcccctctaaggactatgggtacttgtatacccacccccaaccgtgttcactggtggtggaatcagtgaatgcacgagagcgccacggccagcaggctgcagcgcctaaatcaaaagaggctaagcggctcgatctgtttggccgtaaggtttactcagccggagggctacaacttagagcggcgaaccaacaggcgctactgagccgctacaatttcaactcctggaactctatggggaagtttaaggagttgattccccaagagtccagggaagagtttggagccatggtagaggagggcaagaaggtggctcggacctccttgcaggcctccttggacattgcagactcagcggcgaggaccctggcttcgggtatcgctatgcgcaggatctcctggcttcaggtttcgggtttgcctccggagctgcagcaaaccctacaagatctgccttttgagggtcatggattgttctcagataagacggactctcgcctgcagagcctcaaggactcgagaacaatcatgcgctccctggggatgcatgttgtgggcccccagcgcaggccatttaggccgcagcctcagcgcttctacccccccccgcctcgtcagagacaggactcggcccggaggcgagggcgaggtggtagaagaaggtggaccggccctcaacccggccctcaacccagaaccaggggccacctagaccaccttcaggccccaggcagaacttttgaaggtgcggtcgaggacggcgccccagtcatcccccaggatccagccccctcctttcgggatcgcctctcccacttccaccgtgcttggtcccttataacttcggaccgttgggtcctccgcacggtggagaggggatacgctatccagttttcttcatttcccccctcctcccccccttccccgtccctcttcagggacccttctcacgagcaacttcttatacaggaagtctctacgctcctcgccatgggggccatagaggaggttccggtggatttaaggggcaggggattctattcccgttacttcctcatccccaagtccaaaggaggtctgcgacccatcttggacttgcgcggactcaacaaattcgtagtaaagttgaagttccgcatggtctctctgggggccattatcccttccctcgatcctggagactggtttgccgccctcgacatgaaagacgcatactttcacattgctatttacccgcctcacagacgcttcctccgattcgtggtaaacagggtgcactaccaatttgcagtccttcccttcggcctatcctcggccccacgggtgttcacgaaatgtatggctgtcgtggcagcgtaccttcgtcggcaagggatacaggtgttcccgtacctagacgactggctggtacgcggtcgcaccaaggaacaagttcgcgatcacgtccacataatagtgcgcacattcaacaagttgggtatcctactcaacaaggacaaatccactctagaacctacccagagaatagaattcatcggtgcggttctagactccagacgcgcacaagccatcctgccagacaatcgcttttgcaccatcacgagcctcatccaaggactcaaggccttcccaactaccacggtgaggtcgtgccttaccctcctgggtcacatggcttcctgcacgtacgtaaccaggcatgccagacttcggcttcgcccactccagacctgggtttcatcaatataccgcccacatcgggacagcctgaatatggtggtcacaatcccgaactcggtcctgacctccctcacatggtggctagatcacagtgtagtttgcgaggggatgccgtttcacgccccacaaccctctctgcacctggtcacagacgcttcatctctgggttggggcgcccatctcaacgagcaccatacccagggcctgtggactgcacctcagctagccctacacatcaatgttcgggaactgatggcggtgcgcctggcgtgccaggcatttctcaatctcctacggggccgctgtgtgttagttctcaccgacaacaccacggccatgttttacatcaacaagcaaggaggagcacgttcgtcaattctatgccaagaggccattcgcctgtgggacttctgcatcgcccactcaatccatctcacggcatcgttcctccctggagtccagaacactttagcggaccgactcagcaggtcctttcaaacgcacgagtggtctatccgtccggacatcatacattccgtcttccagaagtgggggtttccccagatagacctgtttgcatctcgagacaacaggaagtgccacgtgttctgctccctgcaaggtcgagccccgggctccctctcggacgcgtttctccttccctggaaggaccacctgttttatgccttccctccgtttcctctggtccacaaggtactgctcaaattgcgcagagaccaggcacaggtaattctggtcgctccagcgtggccgagacaacattggtacaccacgctgttggaactctcggtccagacaccgatcccgcttccgttgtatccggatctcatcacgcagaaccacggccggctgcgtcaccccgacctgcaatcactccacctcacggcgtggctgctccatggttcacccaggcagagcaacagtgttcacactctgtccaacagattctgctgagcagtaggaagccctcaacacggaccacatacttggccaagtggaagcggttctcctgttggtgcgaacaacgagccacgtcccccttgcacgcacctattcctcttattttggaatatctcctctccctaaaacagcaggggttggcgatatcttcaattagagttcacctggccgctatatcggccttccatccaggggaactcgcgtcctcggtattctctaacccgatggtcgttagattcctcaagggcttagaccggatgtacccacaacaacgtcagcccgttccgacgtgggacctcaacctggttctctccaagctcacaggtcctccattcgagccactggccacctgttcacttttgtacctatcctggaagacagccttcctcgtagccatcacctcagcaaggcgcgtttctgaactcagggcgcttacatccgagcccccttacacagttttccataaggataaagtgcagctccgcccacatcctgcctttctccctaaggtggtttctccatttcatatcaaccaggatatatttctcccggtctttcaccctaaaccacatgcttctcgccaggatcaacgtttgcattccctggacgtacgcagggccctggccttctatattgaccgcacaaggccctttagaaagacgacgcaactcttcgttgcagtggccgaccgaatgaaaggctcaccggtctcatcacaacgcctatcctcctggattacgtcttgcatccggacttgctacgacctggcaggtgtctcagcaccccacctcaccgctcactccacgagggcccaagcttcctcggcggctttcctggcgcaagttccgatccaggacatttgtagagctgcggtttggtcgtcagtccacacgtttacagaacactatgcactagtgcagcagtccagggacgatgctgcctttggatcagcggttttgcacacagcaatgtctcactccgaccccaccacctaagttgggcttgggagtcacctaatggaatggatatgagcaagcactcgaagaagaaaagacggttactcaccgttgtaactgttgttcttcgagatgtgttgctcatatccattccaaacccgccctccgtccccactgtcggagtagccggcaagaaggaactgagggggcgccgggtcggctggggtatatattcagcgccatgaaggcgccactctagggggctccacagccgacccgccggtgttgctagggtaaaaatcttccgacgatcgtgcacgcggcgcgcacacacctaatggaatggatatgagcaaaacatctcgaagaacaacagttacaacggtgagtaaccgtctttttttccTTGAAGCCCTCTCCTCAGCAACTTGATCATCAAAGTGAAAGTAACAAGAATTAGCTTACACTCTGTTCATTTATGGAGCTGAACACCAACTGGAGTAAGGAAAGTTTTAGTATGTCATAATCTGACATTGCCTCTCTTTTGAGCAGATATCCACCAacttcagaattaaaaaaaaaaaaaaaaagcatctctCCTTCACATAGATATAGCTATTGCTCCAGTGACTCTTTGGTCAAGAATCAGGG
This window contains:
- the LOC135979981 gene encoding uncharacterized protein LOC135979981; amino-acid sequence: MPNAPGFKLCASCAKPMPTSDPHDSCLKCLGESHQTDKCKICKALRPRTKKERDFRLRQLLMEAALSPDTPSTSKAPAPSTSVRSAPAAPAATTTRVASDKPPRHRTSSAPQTQQVPRRRSLSPGHKKAHKTGTSVPKTPAPPVPGVEPRPPVEQRKQVPPAPSTPAPRPLSPVQIASPPRPAVIQCLPSTPETFAAARDLIALTEPAPPQPPAPTAPLTRTVQSRGKPALMRPPSQGLEPRHRSRSRSRSPRRSQSRHRIPSRHRSYSRPRSSSRHRSSSRHRYDRRHRSTSRRSSRHRYGRRSTSRGRSRHRAYSRSSSRSRSDSRHRRGHRHRSRSRHRSPAPRRDRSSPDRHRAAPQPTGMVSSLSAPPWPSRSVSRSSEDLSRSAYPPQGHAEEQNFGHWQEMAEDHSHGPSHWSFWTPWAYHQEQGAPIPSTSRSGHSVRRAPESTISRPPPGGMEASVSTPPDTRDPSAGDAPAQEQGDQDPPLDPVPPEASSSSSPDEAVAGTSCTGPPPIDLRAHQDLLRRMARNMDLQAEEIVEVHDPIVNILGADAPSRVALPLIRTIQSNADTIWQTPASIPPTARGVERKYFVPSKDYGYLYTHPQPCSLVVESVNARERHGQQAAAPKSKEAKRLDLFGRKVYSAGGLQLRAANQQALLSRYNFNSWNSMGKFKELIPQESREEFGAMVEEGKKVARTSLQASLDIADSAARTLASGIAMRRISWLQVSGLPPELQQTLQDLPFEGHGLFSDKTDSRLQSLKDSRTIMRSLGMHVVGPQRRPFRPQPQRFYPPPPRQRQDSARRRGRGGRRRWTGPQPGPQPRTRGHLDHLQAPGRTFEGAVEDGAPVIPQDPAPSFRDRLSHFHRAWSLITSDRWVLRTVERGYAIQFSSFPPSSPPSPSLFRDPSHEQLLIQEVSTLLAMGAIEEVPVDLRGRGFYSRYFLIPKSKGGLRPILDLRGLNKFVVKLKFRMVSLGAIIPSLDPGDWFAALDMKDAYFHIAIYPPHRRFLRFVVNRVHYQFAVLPFGLSSAPRVFTKCMAVVAAYLRRQGIQVFPYLDDWLVRGRTKEQVRDHVHIIVRTFNKLGILLNKDKSTLEPTQRIEFIGAVLDSRRAQAILPDNRFCTITSLIQGLKAFPTTTVRSCLTLLGHMASCTYVTRHARLRLRPLQTWVSSIYRPHRDSLNMVVTIPNSVLTSLTWWLDHSVVCEGMPFHAPQPSLHLVTDASSLGWGAHLNEHHTQGLWTAPQLALHINVRELMAVRLACQAFLNLLRGRCVLVLTDNTTAMFYINKQGGARSSILCQEAIRLWDFCIAHSIHLTASFLPGVQNTLADRLSRSFQTHEWSIRPDIIHSVFQKWGFPQIDLFASRDNRKCHVFCSLQGRAPGSLSDAFLLPWKDHLFYAFPPFPLVHKVLLKLRRDQAQVILVAPAWPRQHWYTTLLELSVQTPIPLPLYPDLITQNHGRLRHPDLQSLHLTAWLLHGSPRQSNSVHTLSNRFC